Proteins from a single region of Chromobacterium sp. ATCC 53434:
- a CDS encoding tetratricopeptide repeat protein translates to MALKAVVTADFDEGNRRVAAGDWQGAIAAFDRCLAVNPKDWQALANRAGARLQAGDSARALDDYMAAAALNPASANIKSNLAVLLKELGELELAGKLLEEALAAEPGHADAWSNLGVVRQHQLRYQDAIACFLKAIELDGLTPARCNNLGNVCTSALLLDDAIAVLQGGLGLAPDDANLQFSLSIALLLAGRYAEAWPLYEARWRSILEPRHSGRLWNGGPLGKRALLLWAEQGLGDSLQMARFLPRLRAEHPDARLLLACPEPFHRLFAQFDGVELLPPDAAPAHDCQLPLMSLPGALGVTLDNLPSTPYLRAVATQTPPLPDSGRLKVGVVWESGRWGVGIADAWRQHKSVPPALFAGICRVPGIDFVALQPGALPAELQGLVAQPAIADFADTAALVAQLDLVICVDTAILHLAGAMGKPVWALLRAESAPFFLADADVAPWYPSVRLWRQARPGDWPPVLVDVAAALSTPQTF, encoded by the coding sequence ATGGCGTTGAAGGCAGTGGTGACGGCGGATTTCGATGAAGGCAACCGCCGGGTGGCGGCCGGGGACTGGCAGGGCGCGATCGCGGCGTTCGACCGCTGCCTGGCGGTCAATCCTAAAGACTGGCAGGCGCTGGCCAACCGGGCGGGCGCCCGGCTGCAGGCGGGCGACAGCGCGCGCGCGCTGGACGATTACATGGCGGCGGCGGCGCTGAATCCGGCCTCGGCCAATATCAAGAGCAATCTGGCGGTGCTGCTGAAGGAGCTCGGCGAGCTGGAGCTGGCCGGCAAGCTGCTGGAGGAGGCGCTGGCGGCGGAGCCCGGCCACGCGGACGCCTGGAGCAATCTGGGCGTGGTGCGCCAGCATCAATTGCGCTACCAGGACGCCATCGCCTGCTTCCTGAAGGCGATAGAGCTGGACGGCCTGACGCCGGCCCGCTGCAACAATCTGGGCAATGTCTGCACCAGCGCCTTGCTGCTGGACGACGCCATCGCGGTGCTGCAGGGCGGACTGGGGCTGGCGCCCGACGACGCCAATCTGCAGTTCAGCCTGTCCATCGCGCTGTTGCTGGCCGGCCGCTACGCCGAAGCCTGGCCGCTGTACGAGGCGCGCTGGCGCAGCATACTCGAACCGCGCCATTCCGGCCGTCTCTGGAACGGCGGGCCGCTGGGCAAGCGCGCGCTGCTGTTGTGGGCCGAGCAGGGCCTGGGCGACAGCCTGCAGATGGCGCGCTTCCTGCCGCGCCTCCGCGCCGAGCATCCGGACGCCAGACTGCTGCTGGCCTGCCCGGAACCGTTTCACCGGCTGTTCGCGCAGTTCGACGGCGTCGAGCTGCTGCCGCCGGACGCGGCCCCGGCCCACGATTGCCAGCTGCCGCTGATGTCGCTGCCGGGCGCGCTGGGCGTGACGCTGGACAATCTGCCGTCGACGCCGTACCTGCGGGCGGTGGCGACCCAGACGCCGCCGTTGCCGGATAGCGGACGGTTGAAGGTGGGCGTGGTGTGGGAAAGCGGCCGCTGGGGCGTCGGCATCGCCGACGCCTGGCGCCAGCACAAGTCTGTGCCGCCGGCGCTGTTCGCCGGCATCTGCCGCGTGCCGGGCATCGATTTCGTCGCGCTGCAGCCGGGCGCGCTGCCGGCCGAGCTGCAAGGCCTGGTCGCGCAGCCGGCCATCGCCGATTTCGCCGACACCGCCGCACTGGTGGCGCAGCTGGATCTGGTGATCTGCGTCGACACCGCCATCCTGCATCTGGCCGGCGCGATGGGCAAGCCGGTCTGGGCGCTGCTGCGCGCCGAGAGCGCGCCGTTCTTCCTCGCGGACGCCGACGTCGCGCCGTGGTATCCGTCAGTGCGGCTGTGGCGGCAGGCGCGGCCGGGCGACTGGCCGCCGGTGCTGGTCGACGTGGCCGCGGCGCTGTCGACTCCACAGACATTTTGA
- the galU gene encoding UTP--glucose-1-phosphate uridylyltransferase GalU: protein MKKITKAVFPVAGLGTRFLPATKASPKEMLPIVDKPLIQYAVEEAIAAGMTELIFITGRNKRSIEDHFDKAYELETELEYKNKQKLLQLVQEIIPPGVSCIYIRQTEALGLGHAVLCARPVVGDEPFAVILADDLIEGAPGAMEQMVKLFDETHTSVLGVETVAPEETGSYGIVKTAGDAQGHQRVEHIVEKPRPEEAPSNLAVVGRYILTPRIFDKLVNTAAGAGGEIQLTDGIAALMKSEAVLALPFNGTRYDCGSKLGYLKATVNYGLKHHEVADEFAAFLRELKIS from the coding sequence ATGAAGAAGATCACTAAAGCCGTGTTTCCGGTTGCCGGTCTGGGCACCCGTTTTCTGCCGGCCACCAAGGCCAGTCCGAAGGAAATGCTGCCCATCGTCGACAAGCCGCTGATCCAGTACGCGGTGGAGGAGGCGATCGCGGCCGGCATGACCGAGCTGATCTTCATCACCGGCCGCAACAAGCGCTCGATCGAAGACCATTTCGACAAGGCCTACGAGCTGGAGACCGAGCTCGAGTACAAGAACAAGCAGAAGCTGCTGCAACTGGTGCAGGAAATCATTCCGCCCGGCGTCAGCTGCATCTACATCCGCCAGACCGAGGCGCTGGGCCTGGGCCATGCGGTGCTGTGCGCGCGGCCGGTGGTCGGCGACGAGCCGTTCGCGGTGATTCTGGCCGACGATCTGATCGAGGGCGCGCCGGGCGCGATGGAGCAGATGGTGAAGCTGTTCGACGAGACGCACACCTCGGTGCTCGGCGTCGAGACGGTGGCGCCGGAGGAGACCGGCTCCTACGGCATCGTCAAGACGGCCGGCGACGCCCAGGGCCATCAGCGCGTCGAGCACATCGTCGAGAAGCCGAGGCCGGAAGAGGCGCCGTCGAATTTGGCGGTGGTCGGGCGCTATATCCTGACGCCGCGCATCTTCGACAAGTTGGTCAATACCGCGGCCGGCGCCGGCGGCGAAATCCAGCTGACCGACGGCATCGCCGCGCTGATGAAGAGCGAGGCGGTGCTGGCGCTGCCGTTCAACGGCACCCGCTACGACTGCGGCTCCAAGCTCGGTTATTTGAAGGCCACGGTCAACTATGGCCTGAAGCATCACGAGGTGGCGGACGAATTCGCCGCTTTTCTGCGAGAGCTGAAAATCAGCTGA
- a CDS encoding hypoxanthine-guanine phosphoribosyltransferase, translating to MPSISEARGLINSADVLFTAEEVSAAVDRMAVEITEKLGEEYPLVLSVMGGAVVFTGQLLPRLAFPLDFDYVHVSRYGDKTHGGELVWKQAPKEDVRDRVVLVLDDILDEGHTMAAIRDKVMAMGATACYSGVFANKLISKAKPLSADFVGLDVPDRYVFGYGMDVRGAWRNLPAIYALK from the coding sequence ATGCCTAGTATTTCCGAAGCCCGCGGCCTGATCAACAGCGCCGACGTGCTGTTCACCGCCGAAGAAGTCAGTGCCGCCGTCGACCGCATGGCGGTGGAGATCACCGAGAAGCTGGGCGAGGAATACCCGCTGGTGCTGTCGGTGATGGGCGGCGCGGTGGTGTTCACCGGCCAGCTGCTGCCGCGTCTGGCATTCCCGCTGGACTTCGACTACGTCCACGTATCCCGCTACGGCGACAAGACCCACGGCGGCGAGCTGGTGTGGAAGCAGGCGCCGAAGGAAGACGTGCGCGACCGCGTGGTGCTGGTGCTGGACGACATCCTGGACGAGGGCCATACGATGGCCGCGATCCGCGACAAGGTGATGGCCATGGGCGCCACGGCCTGCTACAGCGGCGTGTTCGCCAACAAGCTGATCAGCAAGGCCAAGCCGCTGAGCGCCGATTTCGTCGGCCTGGACGTGCCGGACCGCTACGTGTTCGGCTACGGCATGGACGTGCGCGGCGCCTGGCGCAATCTGCCGGCGATCTACGCGCTGAAGTAA
- a CDS encoding response regulator transcription factor, with translation MENADFTIWAIDDDPLQRMFIQDELGGDWPLRLFASGEEALAALNDGGGPEMALCDVIMPGMDGFSVCRELRAADSQMQIVFLSSNTGNEAKLTGLDAGCDDFLDKPIDGEVLRYKVQLAQRARRQKQQLSAEIASARTLAFDIMANAGELGTVLEFMRRTQDCASEAMLARQVLESIRGGYDLIGSLRLRRPDYSVLDLDADGEVCSPLASSVLDNMQAMERIFTFRNRMCINYPNLTLLLHNMPEDDPDRIGRLRDHLALIADAAERRLQNIRNEVLLQRQTQVLGVSVREMSEALAALESQHARANAEISERMLEFCAHVQQLAIGFGLTDEQEYKLDQAVSQFGNTIRNLDLMQTGTDRQLQNTLQRLRELMQAQPG, from the coding sequence ATGGAAAACGCGGATTTCACCATCTGGGCGATAGACGACGACCCGCTGCAACGGATGTTCATCCAGGACGAGCTGGGCGGCGACTGGCCGTTGCGGCTGTTCGCGTCCGGCGAAGAGGCGCTGGCCGCGCTGAACGACGGCGGCGGCCCCGAGATGGCGCTGTGCGACGTGATCATGCCCGGCATGGACGGCTTCTCGGTCTGCCGCGAACTGCGCGCAGCCGACAGCCAGATGCAGATCGTCTTCCTGTCGTCCAACACCGGCAACGAGGCCAAGCTGACCGGACTGGACGCCGGCTGCGACGATTTCCTCGACAAGCCGATAGACGGCGAGGTGCTGCGCTACAAGGTGCAGCTGGCCCAGCGCGCGCGCCGGCAGAAACAGCAGCTGAGCGCCGAGATCGCCAGCGCCCGCACGCTGGCCTTCGACATCATGGCCAATGCCGGCGAGCTCGGCACCGTGCTGGAATTCATGCGCCGCACCCAGGACTGCGCCAGCGAGGCCATGCTGGCGCGCCAGGTGCTGGAAAGCATACGCGGCGGCTACGACCTGATAGGCAGCCTGCGGCTGCGCCGGCCCGACTACAGCGTGCTGGACCTCGACGCCGACGGCGAGGTTTGTTCGCCGCTGGCCAGCTCGGTCCTCGACAATATGCAGGCGATGGAGCGCATTTTCACCTTCCGCAACCGCATGTGCATCAACTACCCGAACCTGACGCTGCTGCTGCACAATATGCCGGAGGACGATCCGGACCGCATCGGCCGGCTGCGCGACCACCTGGCACTGATCGCCGACGCCGCCGAGCGCCGCCTGCAGAACATACGCAACGAGGTGCTGCTGCAGCGCCAGACCCAGGTGCTGGGTGTCAGCGTCCGCGAAATGAGCGAGGCGCTGGCGGCGCTGGAATCACAGCATGCCCGCGCCAACGCCGAAATCAGCGAGCGGATGCTGGAGTTCTGCGCCCACGTCCAGCAGCTGGCGATAGGCTTCGGCCTGACCGACGAGCAGGAGTACAAGCTGGACCAGGCGGTCAGCCAGTTCGGCAACACCATACGCAATCTGGACCTGATGCAGACCGGCACCGACCGGCAGTTGCAGAACACGCTGCAGCGGCTGCGCGAGCTGATGCAGGCCCAGCCCGGCTGA
- a CDS encoding PAS domain S-box protein has translation MLKPFLHRWLLPAALPPALALPALHLAFPAAAPAGLWLTLATGLAALGLASSHLVQQRRQLRLLRQQQAYLSSIIDNAGEAFITIDIRGRISLFNHAAERMFGYAAAELQNQPVAVLMPEPYHSRHEHYLAAYLRRGGPPAERFEVHAQGLRKNGDIFPLHLSTSEFQANGQRQFVGVIVDNSEQQRMEMALRAGEQRYRSVVDALDEGVLIHDGAGRVLACNPSAARILGTPQAELEGRDVATLWQDGTLEDGTPFAPERQSGRLRLARDGVVLAVHRGGARIWLKLASVPLQQKGPDRDCTALIFNDITRMREADEQVRLLLRGIESMSTGILIADARDRQLSTVFVNDGLCRISGYDKEEIRRRGLRFWSDDGNDAATLARLDHAIANAVPVSALLCNQRKDGSRFWNNLALTPIFDHHGLLTHFVAEQHDISAQVEASESVRSNEQSWREALESTGMGVFEYDVQSGAMQLSPGWLAQLGYLPEAVNGSASQWNALIHPDDMASRNQGLRALLADQAPFVETRYRVRKRNGLYCWVLNKSAVIERDAAGQPRRVRGTLSDISLQKEAEAFLVDQQARLSQLVAERTNDLERALHEAHSADRLKDEFIANMSHEIRTPMNAIIGFADLALHTGLDEQQRDYLQKVHEAARSLLGIINDILDFSKYRSGRFTLDVHPFRLDDICRQTLSLIEPLAEQKRLQLRADWPSGFHGAFLGDALRLKQVLTNLLSNAVKFTENGYVGLEAGFLEDAEQAVVCRFIIRDSGIGMDQETQVNLFNQFMQADASTTRRFGGTGLGLAISRQLVEAMRGVIRVESQVGQGSVFTIDLPLPRAEEQDCPPPQLAVGDISLRGRRVLLVEDNAFNREYARELLSEAGADIDEAADGQQALDAAAGRDYDLVLMDMQMPVMDGLEATRRIRALPGRQRLPIVAMTASARSEDRRQALDAGMDDYLSKPIDLDAFWQTLARWCPPAEAATVAPAADAPDDDGLSLAALTQFDTAGALDRMRDNRERYGRMLRHFAEHWQREGAALETCLGRQDWGTLLRHAHTLKGGARTVGAESLADAASLLEQACERPGAPEAAELQQEVQRRLRLALRQIGQAVGLPAGERAID, from the coding sequence TTGCTGAAGCCTTTTCTACATCGCTGGTTGCTGCCGGCGGCGCTGCCGCCCGCGCTGGCGCTGCCCGCGCTGCATCTGGCCTTCCCCGCGGCCGCTCCCGCCGGGCTGTGGCTGACGCTGGCCACCGGCCTGGCCGCGCTCGGCCTGGCGTCATCGCATCTCGTCCAGCAGCGCCGGCAATTGCGCCTGCTGCGCCAGCAGCAGGCCTATCTGTCCAGCATCATCGACAACGCCGGCGAAGCCTTCATCACCATCGACATCCGCGGCCGCATCAGCCTGTTCAACCATGCCGCCGAGCGGATGTTCGGCTACGCCGCCGCCGAGCTGCAGAACCAGCCGGTCGCGGTGCTGATGCCCGAGCCTTACCACAGCCGGCACGAACACTATCTCGCCGCCTATCTTCGGCGCGGCGGCCCGCCGGCCGAGCGTTTCGAAGTCCATGCCCAGGGCCTGCGCAAGAACGGCGACATCTTTCCGCTGCACCTGTCGACCAGCGAGTTCCAGGCCAACGGCCAGCGACAATTCGTCGGCGTCATCGTCGACAACAGCGAGCAACAGCGGATGGAAATGGCCTTGCGCGCCGGCGAGCAGCGCTACCGTTCGGTGGTCGACGCGCTGGACGAGGGCGTGCTGATCCATGACGGCGCCGGCCGGGTGCTGGCCTGCAATCCATCGGCGGCGCGGATACTCGGCACACCGCAGGCCGAGCTGGAGGGGCGCGACGTGGCCACGCTGTGGCAGGACGGCACGCTGGAGGACGGCACGCCGTTCGCGCCGGAGAGGCAGAGCGGCCGCCTCAGGCTGGCGCGCGACGGCGTGGTGCTGGCGGTGCACCGCGGCGGCGCGCGGATCTGGCTGAAGCTGGCCAGCGTGCCCTTGCAGCAGAAAGGCCCCGACCGCGATTGCACGGCGCTGATCTTCAACGACATCACCCGGATGCGCGAGGCCGACGAGCAGGTCCGCCTGCTGCTGCGCGGCATCGAGTCGATGTCGACCGGCATCCTGATCGCCGACGCCCGCGACCGGCAGCTGTCCACCGTCTTCGTCAACGACGGACTCTGCCGGATCAGCGGCTACGACAAGGAAGAGATCCGCCGCCGCGGCCTGCGCTTCTGGAGCGACGACGGCAACGACGCGGCCACGCTGGCCCGGCTGGACCACGCGATCGCCAACGCCGTGCCGGTGTCGGCGCTGCTGTGCAATCAGCGCAAGGACGGCAGCCGCTTCTGGAACAATCTGGCGCTGACGCCGATATTCGACCACCACGGCCTACTGACCCACTTCGTCGCCGAGCAACACGACATCAGCGCCCAGGTCGAGGCGTCCGAGTCGGTGCGGAGCAATGAGCAAAGCTGGCGCGAGGCGCTGGAATCGACCGGCATGGGCGTGTTCGAATACGATGTGCAAAGCGGCGCGATGCAGCTCTCCCCCGGCTGGCTGGCCCAATTGGGCTATCTGCCCGAGGCGGTCAACGGCTCCGCCAGCCAGTGGAACGCGCTGATCCACCCCGACGACATGGCCTCGCGCAATCAGGGCCTGCGCGCGCTGCTGGCCGATCAGGCGCCCTTCGTCGAAACCCGCTACCGGGTGCGCAAGCGCAACGGCCTGTACTGCTGGGTGCTGAACAAGAGCGCGGTGATAGAGCGCGACGCCGCCGGACAGCCCCGCCGAGTGCGCGGCACCCTGTCCGACATCAGCCTGCAGAAAGAGGCCGAGGCCTTCCTGGTCGACCAGCAGGCGCGGCTGTCGCAGCTGGTGGCCGAGCGGACCAACGACCTGGAGCGCGCGCTGCACGAGGCCCATTCCGCCGACCGGCTGAAGGACGAGTTCATCGCCAATATGAGCCATGAGATCCGCACGCCGATGAACGCCATCATCGGCTTCGCCGACCTGGCGCTGCACACCGGACTCGACGAGCAGCAGCGCGACTACCTGCAGAAGGTGCACGAGGCGGCCAGGTCGCTGCTCGGCATCATCAACGACATCCTGGACTTCTCCAAATACCGCTCGGGCCGCTTCACGCTGGACGTCCACCCGTTCCGCCTCGACGACATCTGCCGCCAGACGCTGTCGCTGATCGAGCCGCTGGCCGAGCAAAAGCGGCTGCAACTGCGCGCAGACTGGCCATCCGGCTTTCACGGCGCCTTCCTCGGCGACGCGCTGCGGCTGAAGCAGGTGCTGACCAATCTGCTGTCCAATGCGGTGAAGTTCACCGAAAACGGCTACGTCGGCCTGGAGGCCGGTTTCCTGGAGGACGCGGAACAGGCCGTCGTCTGCCGCTTCATCATCCGCGACAGCGGCATAGGCATGGACCAGGAGACCCAGGTCAATCTGTTCAACCAGTTCATGCAGGCCGACGCCTCCACCACCCGCCGCTTCGGCGGCACCGGGCTGGGCCTGGCCATCAGCCGCCAGCTGGTGGAGGCGATGCGCGGCGTCATCCGGGTGGAGAGCCAGGTCGGCCAGGGTTCGGTCTTCACCATAGACCTGCCGCTGCCCAGGGCCGAGGAGCAGGACTGTCCGCCTCCCCAGCTGGCGGTCGGCGACATCTCGCTGCGCGGCCGCCGCGTGCTGTTGGTGGAGGACAACGCCTTCAACCGCGAATACGCCCGCGAGCTGCTGAGCGAGGCCGGCGCCGACATCGACGAGGCCGCCGACGGCCAGCAGGCGCTGGACGCCGCAGCCGGCCGCGACTACGACCTGGTGCTGATGGACATGCAGATGCCGGTGATGGACGGACTGGAGGCGACGCGGCGCATCCGCGCGCTGCCCGGCCGCCAGCGCCTGCCCATCGTCGCGATGACCGCCAGCGCCCGCTCCGAGGACCGGCGGCAGGCGCTGGACGCCGGCATGGACGACTATCTGAGCAAGCCCATCGACCTGGACGCCTTCTGGCAGACGCTGGCCAGATGGTGCCCGCCGGCCGAAGCCGCGACGGTCGCGCCCGCTGCCGACGCGCCCGACGACGACGGACTCAGCCTGGCGGCGCTGACGCAATTCGACACCGCCGGCGCGCTGGACCGGATGCGCGACAACCGCGAGCGTTATGGCCGGATGCTGCGCCACTTCGCCGAACACTGGCAACGCGAAGGCGCCGCGCTGGAAACCTGCCTTGGCCGGCAGGACTGGGGAACGCTGCTGCGCCATGCCCACACGCTGAAGGGCGGCGCCCGCACCGTCGGCGCCGAGTCGCTGGCGGACGCGGCCAGCCTGCTGGAGCAGGCCTGCGAGCGGCCGGGCGCGCCGGAGGCCGCCGAGCTGCAGCAGGAAGTGCAGCGCAGGCTGCGGCTGGCCCTGCGGCAGATAGGCCAGGCGGTCGGGCTGCCGGCCGGCGAACGGGCTATAGATTGA
- a CDS encoding ABC transporter ATP-binding protein — protein sequence MAESHTLKVRELGYRIGDRPLLQDIRLDLEAGQVSALLGPNGAGKTTLLRLLAGLASPSAGAVRLGGQCVSRMAPRERARRIGWVPQHLPADLPLTVAEFVALGRVPYLGAFGRPAPRDREAVEAAIAVVEMDGHARSRLDSLSGGERQRAAIARALAQQAPIILLDEPTNHLDLRHQHKLQLLLRELAAQGKTVVQVLHDLTLAAEYADQAALLQDGRLIACGSPRQTLTPERLLSVYRWPVRLQHHAPLAA from the coding sequence ATGGCTGAATCCCACACCCTGAAAGTCCGCGAACTGGGCTACCGCATCGGCGACCGGCCGCTGCTGCAGGACATCCGGCTGGACCTCGAAGCCGGCCAGGTCAGCGCGCTGCTGGGCCCGAACGGCGCCGGCAAGACCACGCTGCTCAGGCTGCTGGCCGGGCTGGCCTCGCCCAGCGCCGGCGCGGTGCGCCTGGGCGGACAGTGCGTCAGCCGGATGGCGCCGCGCGAACGCGCCCGGCGGATAGGCTGGGTGCCGCAGCACCTGCCGGCCGACCTGCCGCTGACGGTGGCCGAGTTCGTCGCGCTGGGCCGGGTGCCGTATCTGGGCGCCTTCGGCCGGCCGGCGCCGCGCGACCGCGAGGCGGTGGAAGCCGCCATCGCCGTCGTGGAAATGGACGGCCACGCCCGCTCCCGGCTGGACTCGCTGTCCGGCGGCGAACGGCAGCGGGCCGCCATCGCCCGCGCGCTGGCGCAGCAGGCGCCCATCATCCTGCTGGACGAGCCGACCAACCACCTGGACCTGCGCCACCAGCACAAGCTGCAGCTGCTGCTGCGCGAACTGGCGGCCCAGGGCAAGACCGTGGTCCAGGTGCTGCACGATCTGACGCTGGCGGCCGAATACGCCGACCAGGCGGCGCTGCTGCAGGACGGCCGGCTCATCGCCTGCGGCTCTCCGCGCCAGACGCTGACGCCGGAGCGCCTGCTGTCGGTCTACCGCTGGCCGGTCCGGCTGCAGCACCACGCGCCGCTGGCCGCCTGA
- a CDS encoding iron ABC transporter permease has translation MWPILVVASVALPLLALSSSAGHLAWPDFADPLVSELRLPRVAAALGVGAALAASGAALQALFRNPLADPGLIGTSGGAALAVIAVLALGLTGLSLPLAAFGGGLVATWLILALARLARGGLAGLLLMGLVVGAFCGAVSSLILFMSDDLTLRSASSWLAGNLGSALPGRLSVCLLVAGLGVALLCAIGRDLDCLLLGEETARSLGIDTRRTRRLAAIGAALATGGAVALSGVIGFVGMMIPNALSLLVGGCRRRLILLSAWAGALFLLAVDTLARNIAWPLDLPVGLMAAFAGPPFFIWLFRRQQRSASNG, from the coding sequence CTGTGGCCGATCCTCGTCGTCGCCAGCGTCGCGCTGCCGCTGCTGGCGCTGTCCAGCTCGGCCGGCCATCTGGCCTGGCCGGATTTCGCCGATCCGCTGGTCAGCGAGCTGAGGCTGCCCCGGGTGGCGGCGGCGCTGGGCGTCGGCGCGGCGCTGGCCGCCAGCGGCGCCGCGCTGCAGGCGCTGTTTCGCAATCCGCTGGCCGACCCCGGCCTGATCGGCACCTCGGGCGGCGCCGCGCTGGCGGTGATCGCCGTGCTGGCGCTGGGCCTGACCGGCCTGTCGCTGCCGCTGGCGGCCTTCGGCGGCGGCCTGGTCGCCACCTGGCTGATCCTCGCGCTGGCGCGGCTGGCCCGCGGCGGGCTGGCCGGCCTGCTGCTGATGGGTCTGGTCGTCGGCGCCTTCTGCGGCGCGGTGTCCAGCCTGATCCTGTTCATGTCCGACGACCTGACGCTGCGCTCGGCCAGCAGCTGGCTGGCCGGCAATCTCGGCTCGGCGCTGCCGGGCCGGCTGTCGGTCTGCCTGCTGGTCGCCGGGCTCGGCGTCGCGCTGCTGTGCGCGATAGGCCGCGATCTCGACTGCCTGCTCTTGGGCGAGGAGACCGCGCGCTCGCTGGGCATAGACACCCGTCGCACCCGCCGGCTGGCCGCGATAGGCGCCGCGCTGGCCACCGGCGGCGCCGTGGCGCTGTCCGGCGTCATCGGCTTCGTCGGCATGATGATCCCGAACGCGCTGTCGCTGCTGGTCGGCGGCTGCCGCCGCCGGCTGATCCTGCTGTCGGCCTGGGCCGGCGCGCTGTTCCTGCTGGCGGTGGACACGCTGGCGCGCAACATCGCCTGGCCGCTGGACCTGCCGGTGGGCCTGATGGCCGCCTTCGCCGGCCCGCCTTTCTTCATCTGGCTTTTCCGCCGCCAACAACGGAGCGCGAGCAATGGCTGA
- a CDS encoding hemin ABC transporter substrate-binding protein, with the protein MSRKSLLVGLLLAALPLAASAAERLVVVTPDIAEIVVALGAAGEVVGRDRSSREPELAHAQVVGFSRALNAEAIAKLKPTLVLGSAAAQPPTLWPQLKQLRLRAEEVSAREDGRDFAEAIRKIGGLLGRDAAAAKLAGDWQRGMQPRPTRAVRYLVSYDGSLVAGRDTAPDTLIRAAGGVNAAAGLSGFKPLGRDAWQALKPDVIILGSHTSAVYGGKEAFTRRPEIAATPAGKQGRVYQLPPQQGMLIGLGSPAVVEQMVKM; encoded by the coding sequence ATGTCGCGTAAATCCCTGCTGGTCGGCCTGCTGCTGGCCGCGCTGCCGCTGGCCGCCTCCGCCGCCGAACGGCTGGTGGTGGTGACGCCGGACATCGCCGAGATCGTCGTCGCGCTCGGCGCCGCCGGCGAGGTGGTCGGCCGCGACCGCAGCAGCCGCGAACCCGAGCTGGCCCACGCCCAGGTCGTCGGCTTCTCGCGCGCGCTGAACGCCGAGGCCATCGCCAAGCTGAAGCCGACCCTGGTGCTCGGCAGCGCCGCCGCCCAGCCGCCGACGCTGTGGCCGCAACTGAAGCAATTGCGGCTGCGCGCCGAGGAGGTCAGCGCGCGCGAGGACGGCCGCGACTTCGCCGAGGCGATACGCAAGATAGGCGGCCTGCTGGGCCGCGACGCCGCCGCCGCCAAGCTGGCCGGCGACTGGCAGCGGGGCATGCAGCCGCGCCCGACGCGTGCCGTCCGCTACCTGGTCAGCTACGACGGCAGCCTGGTGGCCGGCCGCGACACCGCGCCGGACACGCTGATCCGCGCCGCCGGCGGCGTCAACGCCGCGGCCGGCCTCAGCGGCTTCAAGCCGCTGGGCCGCGACGCCTGGCAAGCCTTGAAACCCGACGTCATCATCCTGGGCAGCCACACCTCGGCCGTCTACGGCGGCAAGGAGGCGTTCACGCGCCGGCCGGAAATCGCCGCGACGCCGGCCGGCAAGCAGGGCCGCGTCTACCAGCTGCCGCCGCAGCAGGGCATGCTGATCGGCCTGGGCAGTCCGGCCGTCGTGGAACAGATGGTGAAGATGTGA